The Chelonoidis abingdonii isolate Lonesome George chromosome 11, CheloAbing_2.0, whole genome shotgun sequence genomic interval ACCCCTTCCTAGCAcgcctccatccccttcccagccctcccctcctcAGAACCACACCCCCACATCCATTCCCCCACacctcacagccccgcccccccctccaACCTGAAGCAGCGAGCACCGCCTTGTGGGCCAGCAGTGGGCGCCCCGCCCACAGCGGCCTGCACCCCCCTCCCGTCCCGGGCGCGGCGTGCCGCAGTGTGTCCAGGTTGAGCagcacatccccctccccccgccctggCGCACCTCCCGTCGAATTCCCCACAGAGCTCACCGGCCCCCCCGCCCTCCGCAGCTCATCCCTCCcgtccccactccccttccagaccgaggagagaacccaggagtcctggctctcagcccccctgctctagcccaccagcccccactctcctccccgagccggggagagaacccaggagttctggctcccagcccctcctgctctaacctgccagcccccactcccctcccagagccaaggagagaacccaggagtcctggctcccaggccccctgctctaactcactGGCCCCtaatcccctcccagagccagggagagaacccaggagtcctggctctcagcctacccccgctctaacccaccagcccccactcccctcccagagccagggagagaacccaggagtcctggctcctagcccacCCCCCCTAACCTCTctgcaccctcccttccccccaggtcTGCGAGATGTCCGGTCCCACCTGGCTTCCCCCCAAGCAGCTGAGCAATTCGGGGTCTCCCGGCGTCTCGGTCTCGGCTCCGGCGCTCTGCAAACCCCAGAAGAAATACACCCCGGTCCCTGCGCCCCCCAGGCCGGCCCCCCAGGAGCAGAACGGGGGTGGCATGAGCGGGCCAAGCTACCAGCCAGCAGGCCCTGGTAAATACCCGTTTTCCACCCTCCCGGTACCCGATTGGTCTGATCCaggtgggtggcagggctggaggtggggagggagaatctGGGGGGCGGTGGAGGGGGGAATACAGAGGGAGGGGGCCTGTGGGTCTGACCGATTGCTGTCTCCCCTCTAGGCAGCCTCCCCTCCCGTTCCCTGCCTTCTGGTTTCGGCCCCGAGCATCATTACCCATCACCCCCTGGAGCCAAGGATGAGCCAGGGGCACCCTGGGGTGGCCCCCCCTCTGCTGGACGCGGGTACCACATGCAGGTAGGAGGGAGGAACAGGGGCCCCTGGGGAGTGGGGCGGGAGTGGGACAGGACTTGGGGTCCCTCGCGAGGCAGGAACTGGGGGGTTGAGTTGGCTGGTGTATGACCCACCTCCCAGAGGGAGGGGCTCCCCCAGCCCGGAACACCCTCCAACCTCTCCTGGCAGTCAGGGATCTGGGGTGCTGGTGGAAGGGGGGTGGCCTGTGTCCCATGCAGCCCACTGTCCTGCCTCTGTGGAGCCTTGGAGAAGGCATAAGTTTCCCATAATTCACCTGCCTTGGTCATATGGGGCACATAGGACGGCTCCTTCCTGACCATCTCCTGCCCTGGAGCATGAGGCTTGATTCCCGTTACCCTCTGGAACTACCTGCCGCTAGGACAGCAGCTGGACTGCATGATCCCAGCTGACAGGCCtaatcccctccccctcctgctctgtttCCTTAGGGGTCTGCCCTAGAGCCGGGGCCCCACCGCCCCTCCAGCATCGACGCCCAAATAGACTCGCTCACCAGTATGTTGGCTGATATGGAGAGCGCTGGCCTGCAACGCCGGGGGGAGAGGCAGGTAAACGGCCCCCCAGGAGGgttctggaggagggggaggtggatCTGGTGCATTTTCTTTGGCACAGCCTCTCCCACCCTAATGAGATTTCAGTCCCCATAATCACGTCCTTCCAAGTACCTTTTTGCCCGTCTCCTGCCCGCCGCATGGCAACTCCAGCGGCTGATATCAACTGACACAGGCTCCCGTGTGTGACGCTGTTGGAAAGTAGAGATCCTGGGTTTTCTGGTGGTATCACcgcccctttctccctcctccggTTCCCTGGGGATCGGCCACCGAAAATCACGTTCCGACCAGAATCTTGGGGTGAGGGAACTGGAGATGGTTCAAGGGACATCACAGTGGGCCTGCCTTTATTTCCCAACTTCTCCTGAACCGAGGGGCAGAGAGATGAGCGCCAGGCACCGTTGGAAAGCCAAAACTTTAAGCTTTCCAACGGGGTATGACATGTGCTTCCATCCTTCACGGCTCACAAGACATTGATGGTGTCACTGAGTCACTGTTGGACTAGCAAGAGTTGACGATCAACATGGGTTCCTTGGGAAACGATGGGTGTTTCAGTGCATTTAGGGTTGGGGTGGATTTGCAGGCTGGGGGGCTGGTACTATGGGGTCCCCCAAGGCCAGGAAAGgtcccccaaagccccacaccAGCCTATATCTcatctttcctctcctttcttctccagaACTTCGACTCTGTCCTGTACCCGTCGGCCTCTGGCCCCCAACAGCCAGGCCCCCCCAAAATGCCCGGCCCCTACAAGCCAGGCTCCTTCGCCCCCAAGAACTCGCCCTACAGTCCATCGCCCCAATCTGCCACCTCAACGGCTTCCTCTGGGCCGTCCCCCCAGTATGGGGCTGGCTACCCGCGGGTGCCACCCGGGCATAAGCCCTACCCGCAGCCCACGCCCGCGTCCTACACCACTTCGGCTGGGCCAGCGTTTAATGTCCAGGTCAAAGTTGCACAGCCGGTGCTGGGTTACGGTCAACCAAGGCACCGGGCTGAGCAGGCCTATGCGCCCCCCTCACCCCGACCTGGCCGTGGGGCCCAGTACGCCGGGGAGGAGGGCTGGTTTCTGGAGCCGGGGGGTTACGGCAAGAGGCCAGGCAAGGGGGAGAGCtatggggctggggggctggccaAGCCAGGAGAGGCGGCTGGGGGTCCGTACCAGGCTGCCGGCGGGACCCCGGGCAAGGAAGAGACGGCGGTGACGGGAAAAGTGCCccctggtggtggaggaggaTACCAGCACCAGGTAACGTGAGAGGGAATGGAccggtgtgtgagggggtgcaggacccctgggtcctctgggaaggggtgggggttggtggGTTAGANNNNNNNNNNNNNNNNNNNNNNNNNNNNNNNNNNNNNNNNNNNNNNNNNNNNNNNNNNNNNNNNNNNNNNNNNNNNNNNNNNNNNNNNNNNNNNNNNNNNNNNNNNNNNNNNNNNNNNNNNNNNNNNNNNNNNNNNNNNNNNNNNNNNNNNNNNNNNNNNNNNNNNNNNNNNNNNNNNNNNNNNNNNNNNNNNNNNNNNNNNNNNNNNNNNNNNNNNNNNNNNNNNNNNNNNNNNNNNNNNNNNNNNNNNNNNNNNNNNNNNNNNNNNNNNNNNNNNNNNNNNNNNNNNNNNNNNNNNNNNNNNNNNNNNNNNNNNNNNNNNNNNNNNNNNNNNNNNNNNNNNNNNNNNNNNNNNNNNNNNNNNNNNNNNNNNNNNNNNNNNNNNNNNNNNNNNNNNNNNNNNNNNNNNNNNNNNNNNNNNNNNNNNNNNNNNNNNNNNNNNNNNNNNNNNNNNNNNNNNNNNNNNNNNNNNNNNNNNNNNNNNNNNNNNNNNNNNNNNNNNNNNNNNNNNNNNNNNNNNNNNNNNNNNNNNNNNNNNNNNNNNNNNNNNNNNNNNNNNNNNNNNNNNNNNNNNNNNNNNNNNNNNNNNNNNNNNNNNNNNNNNNNNNNNNNNNNNNNNNNNNNNNNNNNNNNNNNNNNNNNNNNNNNNNNNNNNNNNNNNNNNNNNNNNNNNNNNNNNNNNNNNNNNNNNNNNNNNNNNNNNNNNNNNNNNNNNNNNNNNNNNNNNNNNNNNNNNNNNNNNNNNNNNNNNNNNNNNNNNNNNNNNNNNNNNNNNNNNNNNNNNNNNNNNNNNNNNNNNNNNNNNNNNNNNNNNNNNNNNNNNNNNNNNNNNNNNNNNNNNNNNNNNNNNNNNNNNNNNNNNNNNNNNNNNNNNNNNNNNNNNNNNNNNNNNNNNNNNNNNNNNNNNNNNNNNNNNNNNNNNNNNNNNNNNNNNNNNNNNNNNNNNNNNNNNNNNNNNNNNNNNNNNNNNNNNNNNNNNNNNNNNNNNNNNNNNNNNNNNNNNNNNNNNNNNNNNNNNNNNNNNNNNNNNNNNNNNNNNNNNNNNNNNNNNNNNNNNNNNNNNNNNNNNNNNNNNNNNNNNNNNNNNNNNNNNNNNNNNNNNNNNNNNNNNNNNNNNNNNNNNNNNNNNNNNNNNNNNNNNNNNNNNNNNNNNNNNNNNNNNNNNNNNNNNNNNNNNNNNNNNNNNNNNNNNNNNNNNNNNNNNNNNNNNNNNNNNNNNNNNNNNNNNNNNNNNNNNNNNNNNNNNNNNNNNNNNNNNNNNNNNNNNNNNNNNNNNNNNNNNNNNNNNNNNNNNNNNNNNNNNNNNNNNNNNNNNNNNNNNNNNNNNNNNNNNNNNNNNNNNNNNNNNNNNNNNNNNNNNNNNNNNNNNNNNNNNNNNNNNNNNNNNNNNNNNNNNNNNNNNNNNNNNNNNNNNNNNNNNNNNNNNNNNNNNNNNNNNNNNNNNNNNNNNNNNNNNNNNNNNNNNNNNNNNNNNNNNNNNNNNNNNNNNNNNNNNNNNNNNNNNNNNNNNNNNNNNNNNNNNNNNNNNNNNNNNNNNNNNNNNNNNNNNNNNNNNNNNNNNNNNNNNNNNNNNNNNNNNNNNNNNNNNNNNNNNNNNNNNNNNNNNNNNNNNNNNNNNNNNNNNNNNNNNNNNNNNNNNNNNNNNNNNNNNNNNNNNNNNNNNNNNNNNNNNNNNNNNNNNNNNNNNNNNNNNNNNNNNNNNNNNNNNNNNNNNNNNNNNNNNNNNNNNNNNNNNNNNNNNNNNNNNNNNNNNNNNNNNNNNNNNNNNNNNNNNNNNNNNNNNNNNNNNNNNNNNNNNNNNNNNNNNNNNNNNNNNNNNNNNNNNNNNNNNNNNNNNNNNNNNNNNNNNNNNNNNggctggtggttagagcagagggggctgggagcctggactcctgggttctctccctggctctgggaggggtgtgggggctggtgggttagagcagggggggctgggagcccggactcctgggttctctccctggctctgggaggggagtggcggctggtgggttggagcaggggcGGATGGgaaccaggacttctgggttctcttcccggcTCTGGAAgcggagtggggtctggtggttgggggtggggtgaggaaggagtcaggactcctgggttctctccccagctctgggaggggagcgggggctaggggttagagcaggcgggctgggggccaggactcctgggttctctccccagctctgggaggggagtgtggtctCATGGTTACAGTAGGGACGGCTAGCAGCCCGAACGCCTGGGTTCTAATGGACTCTctatccccctgccccaggagtgCGGGCTGCTGCTGTCGTCGGAGGGCGAGGGCCGGGGCTGCTACCCCCTGGACGGGCACATCCTGTGCAAGTCGTGCAGCGCCCGGCGCATCCAGGAGCTCTCCTCGAAGATCACCACCGACTGCTGAGGGATCGGGGGGCTCAGCTCCCCGCCCACTGCCTGGGTGGGGACTTTGTCTGCCCTCACTGCCAGCCGCTGCTTCAGTATCCGTCAGTTTGGGGTCCCCCTGCACCCTGTTTCTCCCATCCCCTAGGGGGAAAGAACCTGTGTTGTGCCCCCAGATTCCTGCCCTTGGCTATGTCAGCATCTAATATTGGGgtgcccctgcaccccactttgccatcattttggggggcagagccCCCCATATCTTGCTACCCCCCTAGCTCCATTGTCATGTATTAAGCTCTTTCTTCTCCCCCTTTTCTCCCTTCTTTTTGGGggcacttccccctccccagagtccctgctctgccaacaGCTGTTAATTCGGGGTCCCCTCTGCCCCTTGCCTCCCCCTCAATTCCTCAGCCCGCTAAAACCAACTAGGCCTGAGGTCCAGATTGGGCAGGGGGCAAATGTGGCAGCAAAAAGGGGGGTGGAATTCACCCTGCTCTAAtattggggtgagggaggacccccccttccccagctggtataaagcagggggcggggcttggtgGCTAGACAGGAAGTGAGACAGCCTgctggccccgccccctcagCTGAAAGTTATCAGCTGTGCCCTGTGGGGGGGAGGGCCTGCCCCTTAATTCCCCAGCAGGTCTCCCCAATATTTctcacttgggggggggggttgtattTCTCCCCACTCCAGGGATTCAGAGCCCCGttgatagggggtgggggggatgctcAGGATTTGGGGTCTCTCCCCTCAGTTTCTAGGTCAGTTTGTATTTTTGGAGGGTCACTTGGGAGTGGGggggctgcccctcccctgaAGAAGCCCTGACTCCCCACCCATTTTGGGGAGGCCCTTCTGACCCTAAGCTGCTCTCAGGGGGCAGGTGATGCACCCTAACTACCCCCCAGCTGTGTGTATCAGGATGtctgggttccatccctggctcGGGGAGGGGCAGAAGTGGGACCcagccggactcctgggttctatccatggctcagggaggggagggggttcctTCATCACCATTAACGATTTCCATTGCATGCTTCACCCACCCCCTCCCGACTCTGTAAACCCCCCTTCCCCTTTCTAGGCAGGGGAGTGGATTAAAGATTTGTTTTTTCACTCTTGTCAATACAATGTCCTGCTTTCTTCTGTTCAGAGGGGTTACTGGGGTACCCTtcatggctctgggaggggagtgggggctggtgggttagagcagggggggctgggagccaggactcctgggttctccagATTCCGATCCCCAGACTGCCATGATCTGGTTTGACCTGTACAACCCTGGCCACAAGCCTGCCCTGAAATCATCCCTCCAAGCTGCCTCTTCACCTTCTCTGCATTACGCTAAGTCGCTGGCACTCCATGAGGCTGCTCCAgtgaggcaggttttctaatccttcgtGCGGCTCCTTTCCATCTCCAATTTAGCCCCGTCCATCTTAAATTGTGGGCCCTGGACCCGGACACGGGAGTCCAGCCGTGGTTGCATGAGGACCAAATTCAGagataaaatcacctccctgcaCCTGCTGCTCCAGATTCCCCCGTTTATACGTCCCATGAACGTATTCACTTTTTTAGCCACAGCGTCGCCctgggagctcgtgttcagctgcTCTTCCAGCATGCCGCCCAAATCTCTTTTTTCAGAGTCCCCGCTTCCTGGGATCAAGCTCCCcaccctgtaagtatggcctgtgtTTGTTCTTTCTAGATGTCTGTTTGTCttagcatgattaaaaaaaaccaataaccCACCTCCTTACTATCCTTAACTGTGCAGGCCACAGCCCTTTGTGgcccttttgcttcccttatcaatgtACTACGATTCCTCCCTTCTAATTTCTATTCGGTACAATCAACCTCCCCTTTTCTTCTATTTGTTCCATGTTCATCTTTTTATAGCCGTCACTTTCCCCTCAGAACCAGgtccattttttatttcattttttttaacctagctGGCTTTTTCCCCCTTGAGCGTGGCACCTTGCGAAGCATTCTGACACAAGCCAAAGTGGCATTTTTCTGAACCGTTTCATTTCCTCCCGCCTGATTTGGCGCATCATGGCTTTCTGCTTTGGCACTCTGCCCAACTTGAGCTCAGGGTCCCGCCCCTTCTCCTCGAACCCAAATCCTCCATCCTATGAGCCAAGCAGGCAGGTCGCGTCCAAACTCCTGTGGCCAGCTCCCAGCCGGCTGGCTCCAGGGGGCAGgagcctgtcccctctagggggcgccggctcccctTCGTCCCCGGAGCCTGGCTAGCGCGAGGGAGTTGGGGGGCGCGGGCTTTTCAGGAAGAAAGCAAGTGCTGGAGCGTCTCtaactctcccctgcccccccccaatgcCCCAGCTTGCAGAAGGGGGGCGAGAGGCCAGAATTGGGAGAGGTCCCTCTGTGTCTGGATCCACCCAGGAggcttccacacacacactccaatgATTCCTTCACTCCCGGGGTGTGTGTCTGGGTGGGGGTGGCGGGGACCCCCCCTCATGCAGCCCCCCCTTGAACTGTCCCCCACAAAGAAACCCCaatcactccccctcccagctgtcCTCCCCATGTCCCGCCATCTTCCCATCCTTCCCGCCCCGAACACCCCCTGCCTGTCCTCCACACCCCCCACCGTGCCCCCAGTGGCTCATTGGCTGGGCTGTCCCCCCACTCTCTGGTGGGGGTGtatttatttaagtatttatgtattttatttaagcaggctgggcaggggggctggtcACACACCAGTCCTGGCCACTTCCCAGCTCAGTGTCAGGTGGCTGGATTTGGGGGTGAGCCTTGTCAGCATGAGTTCCccacttttcttcttcctccttctccttgccaGCTCTGCGCTGCGCCCTGGGGCGCTCGCCAGCACCCCCTGCCTCTGTGCCCCCCGCCTGGGCAGCCAGATGATATGGAGGAGCAGGGTATGATCAGAGGGCCCCTGGGGAGACAGGGGAATTTAGGGGTCCTGTAAAGATTGAGGGATGGGGAAATGATGGTGGGGGTTAGGAGATGCTGTATACCTTGGGGGGCCTTATAGAGATTGGGGTGCTCCAGGGAGGTGTTTGAGGTGCTGTGTAGATTGGGGGTGGCCCTGAGGGCTTTGAGGGTGCTGCACAGATTGGGGGTCTGGTGTATTCCTGCTGTGTAGTTTTGGGGTGCTTCAGGGGGTTGGGGGTACTGCATAGCCTGGGGGGGCACCTCAGATGTCAGGGGGAGCTGTGATGGAATTCTAGGGCCCTGGGGAAAGCGAGGGGTGTTGCATAGATGGGGGTGCACCCCAGGGGAGTTAGGGGTGCTGGTCTGGAGTTTGGGGGTTGGAAGTATATGGTAGGGGGTGTGCAGAAATTGGGGGGTGCCctgagggagtttgggggcaccATGGGCCTTCTGCAGAaattgggagctgctggggtgaAAGAGGGAGGCCTGCAGAGTTTGAGGGGGTGCTCCGGGGGGCTATAGAGATGGGGGTGCTCCAGGGGGAGTGGGGGTTGCTGTGTCAATTGAGAGGGTCCGGGGGGGCTATAGAGATTTGGGGGGCTGTGCAGACAGAGGGGGTGCCATGGAGGGGGTgttgaaagcagagatcctgaaGAGAGGAGATGGGGATGCCCCATTTCATGAGCAGAGTGGACCCCAGTAGGATTCCTGTGGGTGGGCAGGgaagtctcccctgcccccatttctTCCAGAAGCACCCCCCAGCCTCCTCAGctcccttttccctcccagaACTAGCCCTCAGTACACAGCTGGGGCTGCACATCTGGGAATGGCCGGAGGAGCAGGGCTCTGCAAGCTATTTTGGGGGTCCTCCTAGTCAGGAGAGAGAGTAATTCAGGGTGATTTAGGGGTTACAGGAAGTGAGGGACGTGGGGTAGAACAGGGGGGCAGGagctgagccaggactcctgggttcttccccccccctccccccccccgctctggGAGCAGAGTAGGGGCGGGTGGGTcaaagcaggggggctgggagccaggactcctgggttctctacccggttctaggaggggagtgggagctggtgggttagagcaggtggggctgggagccaggactcctgggttctctccccggttCTGGGAGGCAAGTGGgagctggtgggttagagcggggggctgggagccaggactcctgggttctctccccagcactgggaagggagtgggggctggtgggttagagcaggggggctgggagccaggactcctgggctctcaccccagctctgggaggggagtgggggctggtgggttagagcaggggggctgggagccaggactcctgggttctctccctggctctcaaAAAACAGCAGTACttagccacttttttttttttttttttgcccacacTAAAGATGGCGACGCCGGTCTCATGGGACCTGCCGTCACGTGGCCAAGACACCCGCGCAATGCATCCTGGCTGCCGGGAAATCCCCAACTCGTGCATGTGGATGCAAAGTGCCCGGGAGAGACGGGAGTGCAGATCTCAGCGGAGGTGACTTtcggggggctgggagggggctcaatGGGGGTGGTGGCGGTGATGGCGGACCCCTCCCCCCCGTCTGGAATCAGGCACGGGTGGGGGGGAGCGTGAAGTTGGCCCGAGAGCTGAGCCGGGTTGGGATGAAGCTATGAGATTATGAGTCAGGGGCTGAGTCATGAAAGCACTTCTGGTCTGACTCCGGTTCAGAAGGGGGGAGGCCCCGGGGACGCTGAGATCCGCGGGGTCCGGTCCATAGAACGTTGAGGTCTGCGAGGTTCCGATCCGTGGAATGTTGAGACCCGCAGGGTTCCGATCCGTGGACTGTTGAGATCCGCAGGGTTCCGGCCCGTGGAACGTTGAGAGCCGCAGGTTCCAGCCCATAGAACGTTGAGGTTCCCCCCCTGAGGGTTCTGATCCGTGGGGCTCTGAGCTCCGTGAGGGTTGGATCCGTGGAATGTTGAGATCCACGGTGTTCCAGACTGTGGAATGTTGAGGTCTGTGGGGTTCTGGTCTGTGGAATGTTGAGAGCTGTAGGGTTCCGGTCTGTGGAACATCGAGATCCACATGGTTCCAATCCATGGAATACCGAGTTCCTGCAGGGTTCTGATCTATTAAACATTGAAATCCACTGAGGGGCCTGATCCGTGGAGCACTGAGCTCTGTGGGGTTCCGGTCCCTGGAAGGTTGAGATCCGTGGGGTTCCGGTCCCTGGAAGGTTGAGATCTGTGGGGTTCCGGTCCCTGGAACATCGAGATCCACGGGGAGAGGGTGGGATAGATTCGGCCCATGGCAcattggaggtggggggcaggggtccagCCATGGAATGTTGAGATCTGAGGGGGCAAGGGGGGGGTCCTGATCTGTGGAACTTCGGGATCCACAGGGTTCCTACGCATCGTTCTGATCCGCGGGGGTCCTGACCCCTGGAACTCTGAGATGCGCCGGgttcaccccccccccaaacatcGAGATCAGAGTGGGGGAGACAacggagggaaggggaggaaatctccccccaccccacccacccccaccatcCTGGATGGTGACAGGCATTGAGCCAATGATTAATTCTTCCCCCTTCTTTGTATTGCAACGGGGCCTGCATTGGGCCCAGTCTTGGACCAGGCCCCGACTGCGCCTGGAGCTGTACGAATCCAGAACACAGAGATGCTCCCTGTCCCCCGGTCTAACTGTCAGACAAGAGACGGAGACAGTCCGGGGGTGGGGAGACAAGAAATAATGAGACAAAATTTTAACCCACTGTCCAGTTTTTCTGTAGGGCCAGGTTTCGGGGTGGCGGGGGACACTGAGGCTGGCAGGGCATCTCCATAGCCCATAAGGGTGGAGGGGGGTCCCCCGAGGCTGACcccagagagtgtgtgtgtggaggggagagatACGGAAtcccgggggggcggggtgtaAGGATGCTGTTTCAGGGGAGAGTCTCAAATGGGGGGGTGCGCAGAATCTTGGTTTGATGAAGGGTGGGGTGTGTGGGTCCCTGGCacaccggggggtggggggatgtctACATTTTGAGGGGATGCAGGAGAGGCCTGGACAGAGCAGTGTACTGGAGGGATTACGGGGTGGGGGGCTGTCGGGGCATTAGGGGGATGCAtggggccctggctggagcagttGCAGGGTGCACAGAGaccctggctgcagcagtgggagggTGCATGAGGCCTGGGTGGAGTAGTGGGGGGTGCACAggggccctggctgcagcagtgggagggTGCATGAGGCCTGGGTGGAGTAGTGGGGGGTGCACAggggccctggctggagcagtggggtgtgggggtgcatgGGACCCTGGCTGCAGCGGGGCAGGGGGTGCATGGGGGAGGGCAGCAGAAAGGGTTAAACCATTCACCCCTGCCTCCTCTGGGGCTATTTTGGTTCTccgagaagggggagggggtgtctcaaGCCTGGAGGGACCTTTGGCTTCGCCCCCCCATCATCATCCCGGTCCTTGGTTCATCCGGACCAGCCCATTGTGTCTTAATGGAAGGGGATGGTCTATATTTTTTGGGGCTTGGTTCTCCCGTTCGAGCAATGCCCCTCCCCATTTTGCCTATCGTATTCTATTAATGGTCGGTCTGTCTTCCCCCATTTCGAAAGGATTGAAAAGTTTTTTCAAGCACC includes:
- the LOC116833192 gene encoding thyroid receptor-interacting protein 6-like, yielding MSGPTWLPPKQLSNSGSPGVSVSAPALCKPQKKYTPVPAPPRPAPQEQNGGGMSGPSYQPAGPGSLPSRSLPSGFGPEHHYPSPPGAKDEPGAPWGGPPSAGRGYHMQGSALEPGPHRPSSIDAQIDSLTSMLADMESAGLQRRGERQNFDSVLYPSASGPQQPGPPKMPGPYKPGSFAPKNSPYSPSPQSATSTASSGPSPQYGAGYPRVPPGHKPYPQPTPASYTTSAGPAFNVQVKVAQPVLGYGQPRHRAEQAYAPPSPRPGRGAQYAGEEGWFLEPGGYGKRPGKGESYGAGGLAKPGEAAGGPYQAAGGTPGKEETAVTGKVPPGGGGGYQHQVTECGLLLSSEGEGRGCYPLDGHILCKSCSARRIQELSSKITTDC